DNA sequence from the Zavarzinia compransoris genome:
GGAGATCAGGGCGACCGGCTTCGACCTCGACGCCCTGACCGGCCGCAAGGGTGCCGAGCCCGGGCTTTCCGGCAGCGGCGACCTGACCCTGGGGCTGACCGGGATCGGCCGCAGCACGTTCGAGATCGTCTCCAGCCTGACCGGCCAGGGCAGCCTGCTCGCGACCGAGGGGCGCATCCACGGCATCGACCTGAAGACCCTGTCCGACGGCCTGAAGACCGTGAACCAGCCGGGCGACATCATCGGCCGCATCGCCGCCGCGGTGAAGGCGGGCTCCACCGCCTATCGCCGCATCGCCACCGACCTCGCGGTCGCGCGGGGCATCGTCAAGCTGGCCGGGATCGGGTCCGATATCGACGGCGGCACGCTTTCCGGCGACGGCACGGTGGACCTGCCGGCCTGGAACACGCGCCTGCGCCTTGCCCTGAAGCTGGCCGAGCCGGCCGACCTGCCGCCCCTCGGCATCGATATCTCCGGCCCGCCCGACGCCCCGGGGGCGGACGTCCGCAGCCGCGACATCGAGAATTACTACCTGCAGAAATTCATCGGCAGCAAGCTGCCGGATATTCCGGGCCTCGGCGGGGGCGGGGGCGGAGGCCGCGATCCTGGCAAGGCGATCGTCGATCAGATCTTCAAGGGCCTCGGGGGGAAATAGGCATGCGGCACCTGACGGTTCACCATGCGACGCGCTACAGCTATGCCCGGCCGGTCGCGCTGGGCGAGCACCGGCTGATGATCCGGCCGCGCGACAGCCACGACCTGCGTCTGGCCGAGGCGACCCTCGTCCTGTCGCCGCCGGGCGAGATCCGCTGGATCCACGATGTCTTCGGCAATTCGATCGCCATCGTCACCTTCGCCCAGCCGGTGACCGAACTGGTGATCGAAAGCACGCTCAGCCTCGACCGCTATCCCTATGTCCCGCCCCGGCTGGACATCGATCCCGATGCGGCGACCTATCCCTTCATCTATTCGCCGGAGGACCGCCGCGACCTCGGCCCCTTGCGCGAACCGCATTACGCCGATGCCAAGGATGTGCTGGCCGGCTGGATCTCGGCCTTCGTGATGGGCAAGGGCACGGATACGCTGGCCCTGCTGGCCGATATCAACAACGGCATCAAGACCGGCTTCACCTATCAGGCGCGCGAGGCGGAGGGGACCCAGACCCCGGTCGAGACGATCGAGAAGGGCAGCGGCACCTGCCGCGATTTCGCCCTGCTGTTCATCGAGGCGGCGCGCCATCTCGGCTTCGGCGCCCGCTTCGTCTCGGGCTACCTCTATGACCCCGCCCTCGACGTCGGGGCCGAGGGCGAGGATATCCAGGGCGCCGGCGCCACCCATGCCTGGGCCGAGGTCTATCTGCCCGGCGCCGGCTGGGTGGAATACGATCCGACCAACGGCCTGATCGGCAGCGAAGCCCTGATCCGCATCGCCGTCACCCGCGACGCCGGCCAGGCGACCCCGATCGGCGGCAGCTTCACCGGCGAGGCGGGCGACTATCTGGGCATGACGGTCGACGTCTCGGTCACCGCCCGGGGCTGAGGGGCCGGGTCAGGCGCCCGTGATCTCATAGCCCTGGCGCGGGAAATGGACGTGCAGCGTGCCAAGGCCCTTGACCTCGCGCGCGACGATCCAGCGCCACGGCGTCACCCCGGCCAGCGTGCCCCTGGTCGGTTCCTGCGCGTAGTCGGCCGGGGCGACGGCAACCGGGGTGCCGACGAGGGGATCCGCCGCCGCTTCCGCCGGGACCGGCCGGGGCTCGGCGGCACTGGCCACGGCCAGCGTCTCCTTGGGGTCGATCTCCTGGCGGTTTCCGTCGCCGAAGGCCCGCATCCGCGCCATCCAGCCCGAAACCGCGGGATAGGGCCGGACCAGCGGCGAGCCGCCCCTGTCGGCCATGAACCAGAGGGCGTGATAGGCCGAGAAATCGGCATGGCCCGGTGCCGGCCCGAACAGGAAATCATGCGCCTGCAAACGGCGCTCGGCATCGGCCAGGTGATCGAGCACGCGCTGGCGCGGGGCCTTGAGGCGGCGCCGGTCGACCGCCGATTTCCGGCCGATCTGGATGCGGTCGACGATCAGGCGCAGGCCGTCCAGCGGGCTCATGCCCGACCGGCCGTTGCGGAGCAGCGCCAGCGGCCGCGCCTGCATGATGCAGCACAGGAAGATTTCGAGGTCGACCGTGCGGACGTAATCCTGAACCGCCGCCCCGCCGGCCTCGAGCGACAGTGCCGGCTGGCCGGAGCGGGCGGCGATCTCTTCGGCGATGATCTTCGAATCGCAGAAGATATCGGCGCCGACCTGCGCCACCGGAACCTTGCGATAGCCGCCGGCCAGTTGCGCCAGCACCGGCCGGGGCGGGAATTCACGGGTTACGGCCGAACGCCAGGGCAGGCCCGCATGGCCCAGCATGGAACGGACCTTCTGCGAAAAGGGCGACAGGGCGTAATGGTGCAGAATGAATTCCGGGGAATTCATGTCTTCTCTCCTTCTTCGGCCCGGCCGCTTTTCTGTCCGGTCGCGGGCCATGATGCCGCGGCCATTGTCGGCTGCCGGGCGCCGGCATGGCCACCCCTGCGTATCGCCGGGAATCCCCGGGGGCGGGACTGAAGGGCAGGCGCAGGAAAAGGCCCGGGCGGGCGTTACAGATCGGAGCGGGCGATCACAAGCCCGCCTGGCGCAAGCCAGCCTGGGATGGGTCTGCCAGGGATGGGGCCGTGTCCGTTGTTTTTCGGGGCTGACATCATGGGTAATTTCATCAATCGCTATGCAACGCCGCTGACCACCGGCCTGTTCGTGGTCTCCGCCGTTTCGGGCCTTGCGCTTCTGTTCGGCTGGGCACCCCGGGCGTTCCACGGCATGCACGAATGGCTGAGCCTCGTGCTGCTGCTGCCCTTCGGCTTTCATGTGGCCAGGAACTGGCGGCCGCTGGTCGCCTATGCCAAGCGCAAGACGCTGTTTCTGCCGCTGGCCCTGTCGCTGGTGCTGGCGGCGCCCTTCGCCGTTGCCGGCCTTGCCGGCGGGCCCGGGGGCAATCCGGCGTTCCGGGCCCTGCCGCTGCTGGCCGCCGCGCCGCTGAGCGATCTGGCGCCGATCCTGAAGACGACGCCGGAAGCCCTGATCGAAGCCCTGAAGGCCCAGGGCCTGAACCCGACCTCGCCGCAGGATACGCCGGCCGCCCTGGCCGCGGCGGCGGGCCGGCCGGTCAATCCGGTGCTGATCGCCCTGATGCCCGCGCCCTGATGGGGGCGTCAGTCGGCGGCGGGGGCGGGCAGGGGCAGCCTGCCTGCCCGCGCCGCCGCCAGCAGGAACTGGCGGATCGCGCTCGACAGATTGGTGTCGCCGTCGCGGGTCGCATCGATTTCGGTCACCAGGGCGTTCACCGTCTGCCCGTTGAGGCGGGCATAATCGGCAAGCGCCATCCAGAAACTGTCTTCGAGGCTGACCGAGGTGCGGTGGCCGGCAATCTCGATCGAACGCTTTTGCATGATGCTCCTCTGGGGCTCAGCTTCCGTCGGGGCCGAGCATGGTCCGGGGGTCGAGCAGCACGTCGAAACGCGCGGCATCGATCAGGCCCAGGTCAAGCGCGGCCTCGCGCAGGGTCTGGTTGTGGTGATGGGCGTGTTTGGCGATTTTCGCCGCATTGTCGTAGCCGATCTCCGGCGCCAGCGCCGTCACCAGCATCAGCGAGCGGCGCACCGATTCATCGAGCCTGGCTTCGTTGGCGATGGCGCCGATGACACAGCGGTCGGCGAAGGACCGTGCGGCATCGCCAAGCAGGGCGATCGACTGCAGCAGGGCGGCGCCGATCACCGGCTTGAACACATTCAGCTCGAAATGGCCCTGGGTGGCGGCGAAGGCGATGGTGGCGTGATTGCCGATGACCCGGGCCGCGACCATGGTCAGGGCTTCCGCCTGGGTCGGGTTCACCTTGCCCGGCATGATGGAGGAGCCGGGCTCGTTCTCCGGCAGGGACAATTCGCCAAGGCCGGAGCGGGGGCCGGAGCCCATCAGGCGGATGTCGCTGGCGATCTTGAAGCAGGCGATCGCCGCCACCTCGACCGCGGCCGACAGCGCCGCCGCCGGCTCGTGCCCGGCAAGCGCCGCGAATTTATTGGCGGCGGAGCGGAAGGGAATGCCGCTGATGTCGGCCAGTTCCGCCGCCACTTTTTCGGCAAAGCCGGCGGCCGCGTTCAGCCCGGTGCCGACCGCCGTGCCGCCCTGGGCGAGGTCGAGAACGCCGTCGAGGGCATGCTCGATCCCCTTGATCGCGAAGGCCAGCTGCGCGGCATAGCCGCCGAATTCCTGGCCCAGGGTCAGGGGCACCGCATCCTGCAGGTGGGTGCGGCCCATCTTCACAATGTGGCCCCAGGCCAGCGCCTTCTGTTCCAGCGCTTCAAGCAGGTGGCGAAGGCCGGGCAGCAGGCGGTGGGTGACCTCTTCCGCCGCCGCGACATGGATCGCGGTCGGGAAACTGTCGTTGGACGACTGGCCGTAATTCACATGGTCGTTCGGATGCACCGGCACCTTGGAGCCGCGCACCCCGCCGAGGGCATCGATGGCGAGGTTCGAGACGACCTCGTTCACATTCATGTTCGACTGGGTGCCCGAGCCGGTCTGCCAGACGACGAGGGGGAACTCGGCATCATGCCGGCCATCGGCCACATCGGTGGCGGCGGCGGCGATGGCGGCGGCGACCTCGGCCGGGATCTTGCCCGTCGCGCCGTTCACCCGGGCCGCCGCCAGCTTCACCAGGGCGAGGCCCCGGATGATCGGCGCCGGCATCCTGTCGGCGGTGCCGCCGATCGGGAAATTCTCCAGGCTGCGCTGCGTGTTCGCACCCCACAGGCGATCCGCCGGCACCTCGATGGGGCCGAAACTGTCGCGTTCCGTGCGGGTATTGCCCATTAGATCCTCCATATGGACGGTTGCATGGTAGCGCCGATCGACGACGCTTCTGTGAAAGCCACAGACAATGACAAAGGTGGGGGCATGGCCAGGCATGTGCAGATCGTCTTATCCAATCCCGCGAGCATCGATCGCGATCGGGAATTCAACGACTGGTACGGCCGGCAGCATATACCGGACCTGATGCGCCTGCCCGGCTTCAAGGCGGCCCAGCGCTACCGCGTGGCGCTGCCCTTCGCCGGGGCCGTGCCCTGGTCCCATGCGGTGCTCTACGAGCTCGAGTGCGACGATCTGGGCGCCATGCTGGCCGAACTGGTCGATGCCCATGGCGACGGGCGGATCGCGGTCTCGGATGTGCTGGACACCGCGACCCTGACCGCCCTGGTGTTCAGCCCGCTCGGGCCCCACCAGGGGGTGAAGGGCCGCCGCCGGCAGGTCTTCGCCGCCCTGTCGAAGCCGGCCGCGGGGCGCGAGGCGGATTTCAACGCCTGGTACGACGGGCGCCATGTCCCCGACGTCATCCGCGTGCCGGGGATTTTCGGCGCCGGGCGCTATCGCCTGTCGACGACCTTCCTCGATCCCCTGGGCCAGGACCAGTCCTATCTGGCGCTTTACGATGTCGACAGCGAGGACCTAAGGGCGCTGGCCGCGCAATTGCGCGCCGATGTCCGCAGCGAGCGGACCCAGATGTCGGACGCGATCGATACCG
Encoded proteins:
- a CDS encoding DUF4405 domain-containing protein codes for the protein MGNFINRYATPLTTGLFVVSAVSGLALLFGWAPRAFHGMHEWLSLVLLLPFGFHVARNWRPLVAYAKRKTLFLPLALSLVLAAPFAVAGLAGGPGGNPAFRALPLLAAAPLSDLAPILKTTPEALIEALKAQGLNPTSPQDTPAALAAAAGRPVNPVLIALMPAP
- a CDS encoding glutathione S-transferase family protein, whose translation is MNSPEFILHHYALSPFSQKVRSMLGHAGLPWRSAVTREFPPRPVLAQLAGGYRKVPVAQVGADIFCDSKIIAEEIAARSGQPALSLEAGGAAVQDYVRTVDLEIFLCCIMQARPLALLRNGRSGMSPLDGLRLIVDRIQIGRKSAVDRRRLKAPRQRVLDHLADAERRLQAHDFLFGPAPGHADFSAYHALWFMADRGGSPLVRPYPAVSGWMARMRAFGDGNRQEIDPKETLAVASAAEPRPVPAEAAADPLVGTPVAVAPADYAQEPTRGTLAGVTPWRWIVAREVKGLGTLHVHFPRQGYEITGA
- a CDS encoding ribbon-helix-helix domain-containing protein is translated as MQKRSIEIAGHRTSVSLEDSFWMALADYARLNGQTVNALVTEIDATRDGDTNLSSAIRQFLLAAARAGRLPLPAPAAD
- a CDS encoding DUF4286 family protein, giving the protein MARHVQIVLSNPASIDRDREFNDWYGRQHIPDLMRLPGFKAAQRYRVALPFAGAVPWSHAVLYELECDDLGAMLAELVDAHGDGRIAVSDVLDTATLTALVFSPLGPHQGVKGRRRQVFAALSKPAAGREADFNAWYDGRHVPDVIRVPGIFGAGRYRLSTTFLDPLGQDQSYLALYDVDSEDLRALAAQLRADVRSERTQMSDAIDTGALTAFFLEPVGPVFIR
- a CDS encoding transglutaminase family protein, with product MRHLTVHHATRYSYARPVALGEHRLMIRPRDSHDLRLAEATLVLSPPGEIRWIHDVFGNSIAIVTFAQPVTELVIESTLSLDRYPYVPPRLDIDPDAATYPFIYSPEDRRDLGPLREPHYADAKDVLAGWISAFVMGKGTDTLALLADINNGIKTGFTYQAREAEGTQTPVETIEKGSGTCRDFALLFIEAARHLGFGARFVSGYLYDPALDVGAEGEDIQGAGATHAWAEVYLPGAGWVEYDPTNGLIGSEALIRIAVTRDAGQATPIGGSFTGEAGDYLGMTVDVSVTARG
- the fumC gene encoding class II fumarate hydratase — translated: MGNTRTERDSFGPIEVPADRLWGANTQRSLENFPIGGTADRMPAPIIRGLALVKLAAARVNGATGKIPAEVAAAIAAAATDVADGRHDAEFPLVVWQTGSGTQSNMNVNEVVSNLAIDALGGVRGSKVPVHPNDHVNYGQSSNDSFPTAIHVAAAEEVTHRLLPGLRHLLEALEQKALAWGHIVKMGRTHLQDAVPLTLGQEFGGYAAQLAFAIKGIEHALDGVLDLAQGGTAVGTGLNAAAGFAEKVAAELADISGIPFRSAANKFAALAGHEPAAALSAAVEVAAIACFKIASDIRLMGSGPRSGLGELSLPENEPGSSIMPGKVNPTQAEALTMVAARVIGNHATIAFAATQGHFELNVFKPVIGAALLQSIALLGDAARSFADRCVIGAIANEARLDESVRRSLMLVTALAPEIGYDNAAKIAKHAHHHNQTLREAALDLGLIDAARFDVLLDPRTMLGPDGS